A stretch of the Saccharolobus caldissimus genome encodes the following:
- a CDS encoding NADH-quinone oxidoreductase subunit B family protein, with amino-acid sequence MKNWWFLRGVRKGILTEKTPKDIAEWSTEIEGKGVVNCPTKAIENGKWIAERCIFCRRCYPNYKPNLNYEISIIKGTQKLFKKSFFIYPIDAGSCGGCNMEIKLISSPQYDMTRFGIFFTNTPRHADAIIVMGTLTEKMKEVIKEAYNAMPEPKLVVLLGTCAISGGILGEAIPLEASVLIPGCPPNPYTILDALIKVKGGKK; translated from the coding sequence ATGAAAAACTGGTGGTTTTTACGGGGAGTAAGAAAAGGGATTCTTACAGAAAAGACTCCTAAGGATATTGCTGAATGGAGCACTGAAATAGAAGGGAAAGGAGTAGTTAATTGCCCAACTAAAGCAATAGAAAATGGAAAATGGATAGCTGAACGATGCATATTCTGCAGGAGATGTTATCCTAACTATAAACCAAACTTAAATTACGAAATTTCAATTATAAAAGGAACACAAAAACTATTCAAGAAATCATTTTTTATTTATCCCATTGACGCTGGTTCTTGTGGAGGATGCAATATGGAAATAAAATTAATTTCATCACCGCAATATGATATGACTAGATTTGGAATATTCTTTACTAATACACCAAGACATGCAGACGCTATTATAGTAATGGGCACTCTAACAGAGAAAATGAAAGAAGTAATAAAAGAAGCATATAACGCTATGCCAGAACCAAAGCTAGTAGTGTTATTAGGAACGTGTGCAATATCTGGAGGAATTCTAGGAGAAGCTATACCGTTAGAAGCATCAGTCTTAATTCCAGGTTGTCCGCCTAATCCTTACACAATACTAGATGCCTTAATAAAGGTGAAAGGTGGGAAAAAATGA
- a CDS encoding hydrogenase, which produces MINTQLLELISASIIISALYIQGQAYFKPIIYAQAIQSALISILTFYLGFALKLIDYIILGSTIIILRSFLITFFLIRGLKAKPGIRENTWGVASELIVNLAFFFLAVFIIYYFVLGNIGITTEAGTTTLIIFSFMLFFQGLFLIVSRRSTIAQIIGFIEEENSIVLFGILIIPIPFLIEVSIFLDVLGLVIITSLLTLEKLEHSKLEELRG; this is translated from the coding sequence GTGATCAACACGCAGTTGTTAGAGTTAATATCTGCATCAATTATAATATCTGCATTATATATTCAAGGTCAAGCATATTTTAAGCCTATTATTTACGCTCAGGCAATACAGTCTGCGTTAATATCTATCCTTACGTTTTATTTAGGTTTCGCGTTAAAACTAATTGACTATATAATTCTAGGTAGTACAATAATTATTCTGAGATCATTCCTCATCACGTTTTTCTTGATCAGAGGTTTGAAAGCTAAACCTGGAATTAGAGAAAACACGTGGGGAGTAGCGTCGGAATTAATTGTAAACCTAGCGTTCTTCTTCCTTGCAGTGTTTATAATTTATTACTTTGTTTTAGGAAATATAGGCATAACAACTGAAGCGGGAACTACGACGTTAATAATCTTCTCTTTCATGCTGTTTTTCCAAGGTCTTTTCTTGATTGTTTCAAGAAGAAGTACGATAGCGCAAATTATCGGATTCATTGAAGAAGAGAACTCCATCGTACTGTTTGGTATTTTAATTATACCTATACCGTTTTTAATAGAGGTAAGCATTTTCTTGGACGTCTTAGGTCTGGTCATAATAACCTCTTTGTTAACCTTAGAAAAGTTAGAGCATAGTAAATTGGAAGAGCTGAGGGGATGA
- a CDS encoding PIG-L deacetylase family protein: protein MKVVFISPHPDDECDNAGGTLARLVKRGNGVYVIYLTDGSMGSPIAGERGKILVEKRKKEALEGLKVLGISNVPFFLDFPDSKLKFYINEAKNYVSEIFKSLSPDVVFYPSIFEAHPDHRAGYYIAKQAIIGLRISEFTYLNWPPLRRILWKLSLKRILVDIKEFKEVKLKAMMMHESQFKYLDRDYIRRFFETDFERFYVERLVSRSHLREIKG from the coding sequence GTGAAGGTAGTTTTTATTTCGCCACATCCTGATGATGAATGTGATAATGCTGGAGGGACTTTAGCTAGGTTAGTTAAGCGAGGCAACGGGGTTTATGTTATTTATTTAACAGATGGTAGCATGGGTTCTCCTATAGCTGGAGAGAGGGGGAAAATTTTAGTTGAAAAGAGAAAGAAGGAGGCGTTAGAGGGTTTGAAGGTTTTAGGTATAAGCAATGTTCCATTTTTCTTAGATTTTCCAGATTCTAAGCTCAAATTTTATATTAATGAGGCAAAAAACTATGTTTCTGAAATTTTTAAATCTCTAAGTCCTGATGTAGTTTTCTATCCTTCTATCTTTGAGGCTCATCCAGATCATAGGGCAGGTTACTATATTGCTAAACAAGCTATTATTGGTTTAAGAATTAGTGAGTTTACGTATTTAAATTGGCCTCCTTTGAGGCGTATTTTATGGAAGTTAAGTCTTAAGAGGATTTTAGTCGACATTAAGGAGTTTAAGGAGGTTAAGCTAAAGGCTATGATGATGCATGAGTCCCAATTCAAGTATTTAGATAGGGATTACATTCGCAGGTTTTTCGAAACGGATTTCGAAAGATTTTATGTGGAGAGGTTGGTAAGTAGATCTCATTTGAGGGAGATTAAAGGATAA
- a CDS encoding GH116 family glycosyl hydrolase, whose amino-acid sequence MTVFTSDEKPIGLPLGGIGAGKVEINNKGKLVNLTIANNWTNPIREMLGFHIFIKPYNGEPFFLQSELIFLELNKLSTRLRYEGLYPFARIKGSKNGINAEVEAFSPIIPSDLLNSSLPAVGFTVRVNVESLIVISISNICGMSKIGRHNEKIKKGIKMKNSKANEYDPFNGDITLISDSPKVIVSQYNFHINRGLEKTLNLHRLIENEEPWKQLILDKVPNSDSGESTGYYYLPAGLVGVEGNEVSFVFAWYFNKPWAYYPYKHYYSNYFSNSTEVAEYFLDNLDKLKHKTKEWQENLIDPSLPEWLKDAIVNSTYILSTNTWLDEKGRFGIYEAPEIGPMLSTIGGACYETGSLPIVLMFPQLEKSTLELFMNAMREDGYVPHDLGLHSLDAPSDGTTAPPKWKDTNPTFILMVYRYYLRTKDMNFLTRVYPYLVKAMEWMIKQDFNGDGLPEVEGSCDTGYDCVPMEGTSSYVASLYIASLMALIEIGKILGDQNRVNQYSSLLVKAKKSLQFDGKKFIAWTGKPEHYNAVFMAQIFGEWWAYLLDLDHISDINKIESALNEIYKINGTASKFCTPNMAREDGKDVNIDSQLTSSWPRLVFSISALAYMYGKREWLTIAKKEWNNLVNKGLLWNQPSLIHAEDGEPDNPFLDHYIGSAALWSFTYKYALSKLKV is encoded by the coding sequence ATGACAGTTTTCACATCAGATGAAAAACCCATTGGTCTCCCGCTAGGAGGAATAGGAGCTGGAAAGGTGGAGATAAACAATAAGGGAAAACTAGTTAACTTAACCATAGCTAATAATTGGACAAACCCCATAAGAGAAATGCTTGGATTTCACATATTTATTAAACCCTATAATGGAGAACCATTCTTCCTCCAGAGTGAGCTAATATTCTTAGAACTTAACAAGCTCTCTACACGACTCAGATACGAAGGACTCTATCCCTTCGCCAGAATAAAGGGATCAAAAAATGGAATAAACGCAGAAGTAGAAGCATTCTCTCCAATTATACCATCAGACTTATTAAATTCCTCACTTCCAGCAGTTGGATTTACAGTAAGAGTAAATGTTGAAAGTCTAATAGTAATCTCAATATCAAATATATGCGGAATGAGTAAAATAGGCAGACATAATGAGAAGATTAAAAAAGGAATAAAAATGAAAAACTCTAAAGCTAACGAATATGATCCGTTTAATGGAGATATAACATTAATTTCAGACTCTCCAAAAGTAATAGTATCACAATATAATTTTCACATTAATAGAGGATTGGAGAAAACGCTTAATTTGCATAGATTAATAGAAAACGAAGAACCTTGGAAACAATTAATACTTGATAAGGTACCAAATTCAGATAGCGGAGAGTCCACGGGCTACTATTATTTACCTGCGGGCTTAGTAGGTGTAGAAGGTAATGAGGTTAGTTTCGTATTTGCATGGTATTTTAATAAACCATGGGCTTACTACCCTTATAAGCACTATTACTCTAACTATTTTTCAAATTCTACAGAAGTAGCAGAATATTTTTTGGATAACCTTGACAAATTAAAACATAAAACTAAAGAGTGGCAGGAAAACCTAATTGATCCGTCATTACCAGAATGGCTAAAAGACGCGATAGTTAATAGCACCTATATACTCTCAACTAATACATGGTTAGATGAAAAGGGAAGATTTGGAATTTATGAAGCTCCAGAAATAGGACCGATGTTAAGCACAATAGGTGGAGCGTGTTATGAAACAGGGTCATTGCCAATAGTCTTAATGTTCCCACAACTTGAAAAATCTACCCTAGAGCTATTTATGAATGCTATGAGAGAAGACGGTTATGTTCCCCATGACTTAGGATTACACTCATTAGACGCTCCATCAGATGGAACTACAGCACCACCTAAATGGAAGGATACGAATCCTACTTTCATTCTCATGGTCTATCGTTACTATTTAAGGACTAAGGACATGAATTTTCTAACCAGAGTTTACCCATATTTAGTAAAGGCAATGGAATGGATGATAAAACAAGACTTTAACGGAGATGGATTACCAGAAGTAGAGGGTTCCTGCGATACAGGATATGACTGTGTCCCTATGGAGGGGACCTCAAGTTATGTAGCGTCATTATACATAGCCTCATTAATGGCTTTAATAGAAATCGGGAAAATATTAGGAGACCAAAACAGAGTTAACCAATACTCTTCACTATTAGTTAAGGCAAAGAAATCCCTGCAATTTGATGGTAAGAAATTCATAGCCTGGACCGGAAAACCAGAACATTATAATGCTGTTTTTATGGCGCAGATTTTCGGAGAATGGTGGGCTTATTTACTTGACTTAGATCATATATCAGATATTAATAAAATTGAAAGTGCTCTTAACGAGATATATAAGATTAACGGTACTGCTTCAAAATTCTGTACACCAAACATGGCTAGAGAAGATGGTAAAGACGTAAATATAGATTCCCAGCTAACCTCATCTTGGCCCAGATTAGTTTTTAGCATTTCTGCACTAGCATACATGTACGGAAAAAGAGAATGGCTAACTATAGCTAAAAAGGAATGGAATAATTTAGTAAATAAAGGACTCTTATGGAATCAACCATCTTTAATACATGCAGAGGACGGGGAACCAGATAATCCGTTCTTAGACCATTATATTGGTAGTGCAGCACTATGGAGCTTTACATATAAATATGCTTTATCTAAACTTAAAGTCTAA
- a CDS encoding radical SAM protein, which yields MVNCKPFFIELELTYRCSQQCFYCHNPPREGKFHLAKEISIPRVATETNELSTKGWLSVIDEIKKMDESCNGIMDIVITGGEPLLRSDLEKILHHISKQKLRHMLLTNREPISDDRIISLKDNGLEIIRINLTSHKYLSDLSNLDINIKNEISKR from the coding sequence TTGGTTAACTGTAAACCTTTTTTCATAGAATTAGAACTTACCTATAGATGTAGCCAACAATGTTTTTATTGTCATAATCCGCCTAGGGAAGGCAAATTTCATTTAGCTAAAGAAATATCAATACCTAGAGTAGCAACAGAAACAAATGAACTTAGCACGAAAGGATGGTTATCAGTAATTGATGAAATTAAAAAGATGGATGAAAGTTGTAACGGAATTATGGATATTGTAATTACTGGCGGAGAACCTTTGCTGAGATCTGATTTAGAAAAAATTTTGCATCACATTTCAAAACAGAAATTAAGACATATGCTATTAACTAATAGAGAGCCTATTTCAGATGATAGAATAATAAGTTTAAAGGATAATGGTCTAGAGATAATTAGAATAAATCTTACATCACATAAGTACTTATCTGATCTATCTAATTTAGATATTAATATTAAGAACGAAATATCAAAAAGATAA
- a CDS encoding formate hydrogenlyase encodes MKHYKWSDKGEGRKIGKIGNYCLYDKVITEESCEETNLSPDAKYYGAFKFVYGPSAGGLLESIKFDITTDGERILNINSIPYKIRKIKVTGLSWEDALLKIERINAPFSASHIIAFLLAIEDAMNIEQDYQTQLKRIALLELERIRNHLFVIARLTEAASLSVPTFHLLYLIEETNRLIGKLCGHRYFFGVNYINKVNCNFEKLFKILDIVKEFRLIFEGLLESRIFIDRLQQNGILRDRDSIGPAARAAGLEYDARLELNILPYKEIGFKIVKAEDADAFGRFLVRGYEIIESSKILIELTDIIKDNTNTEEYKAINDEGEGLARVESPSGDLAYYVKIKEGRVTSAQLLSPSYVNLKSFMKSVKGTIFTDFQFNWESFGIWISEIGVNLE; translated from the coding sequence ATGAAACATTATAAATGGTCCGATAAGGGAGAGGGAAGAAAAATAGGAAAAATAGGGAATTATTGCCTTTATGATAAAGTCATTACGGAAGAGAGTTGTGAAGAGACAAACCTCAGCCCAGATGCTAAATATTATGGGGCATTCAAATTTGTATATGGTCCTTCAGCCGGAGGGTTATTAGAATCGATTAAATTTGATATAACTACAGATGGCGAAAGAATACTAAATATAAACAGCATCCCCTATAAAATTAGGAAAATAAAAGTTACTGGATTATCGTGGGAAGATGCGCTACTTAAAATAGAGAGAATAAACGCTCCGTTTAGCGCCTCACATATAATTGCGTTCTTGCTTGCCATAGAAGATGCAATGAATATAGAGCAAGATTACCAAACTCAATTGAAAAGAATAGCTCTACTTGAACTAGAGAGAATAAGAAACCATTTATTTGTAATTGCTAGACTAACAGAAGCTGCGTCCTTATCTGTTCCCACATTTCACTTACTTTATTTAATAGAGGAAACTAATAGATTAATTGGAAAGCTATGTGGGCATAGGTATTTCTTTGGAGTTAACTATATTAATAAAGTAAATTGTAATTTTGAAAAATTATTTAAGATATTAGACATAGTTAAGGAGTTTAGATTAATATTCGAAGGACTCTTAGAAAGTAGAATATTTATTGATAGATTGCAACAAAATGGTATATTAAGAGATAGAGATAGCATAGGCCCCGCAGCTAGGGCTGCGGGATTAGAATACGACGCAAGGTTAGAATTGAATATACTTCCATATAAAGAAATTGGATTTAAAATAGTTAAAGCAGAAGATGCAGATGCCTTTGGAAGATTTCTAGTAAGAGGTTATGAAATTATAGAGTCTTCAAAAATATTAATAGAGCTAACTGATATTATAAAAGACAATACTAATACAGAAGAATATAAAGCAATAAACGATGAAGGAGAGGGATTAGCCAGAGTTGAAAGCCCTTCAGGTGATTTAGCATATTACGTAAAAATTAAGGAAGGAAGAGTAACCTCTGCTCAGCTTCTATCACCATCTTATGTTAATCTTAAATCTTTTATGAAAAGTGTAAAAGGAACGATTTTTACAGATTTTCAATTTAATTGGGAAAGTTTTGGAATTTGGATAAGTGAAATAGGGGTGAATTTAGAATGA
- a CDS encoding proton-conducting transporter membrane subunit, with translation MIILESSNYIEFLSGWEIMTIPAYVAIGLTRKEFSPAYIFMAFGELSSALLLASFIIASANTNTVSFTQLISPLPLILATLGFIIKMGITPFMVSEWLPIAHGTAPSNLSSVLSSTMTLMGIYGILKMSDLTQSIPIAFSLLVSIIGAFSVFFGSLYAYVNENTKGILAFSTIENNGSILVSIGLFMFAKQLGITSIENIAFYTIIIYSFAHSIAKGGLFMSTGVQKSQAISFSKKVRDKYYVLGLILLTSSMSGLLSNLGGIAAWLTLENLFIISYVLHSLISIIFIVIGSIMAMGEGFATALLVKYITYLSLFRVDRKKIDKLLVIPVLISGTLILVFGNILPYLLYPYKTSLSQLGILGNLLIVTEYSNKIFGAISPYTLPFL, from the coding sequence GTGATAATATTGGAATCTAGTAATTATATTGAATTTTTATCAGGATGGGAGATAATGACAATTCCAGCTTATGTTGCAATTGGCCTCACAAGAAAGGAATTTAGTCCAGCATATATATTCATGGCTTTTGGAGAGCTGAGTTCAGCTTTACTGCTTGCCTCTTTTATAATAGCTTCAGCCAATACCAATACTGTATCGTTTACCCAGCTAATATCCCCATTACCGCTAATTTTAGCCACATTAGGGTTCATAATAAAAATGGGAATAACACCATTTATGGTATCAGAGTGGTTACCGATAGCTCATGGCACGGCACCCTCTAACCTCTCTTCAGTATTAAGCTCTACCATGACGTTAATGGGAATATATGGTATTCTGAAAATGTCCGATTTAACTCAAAGCATACCTATAGCATTTTCATTACTTGTATCTATCATAGGTGCATTTAGTGTATTCTTTGGATCATTATACGCTTATGTAAACGAGAACACGAAGGGGATATTAGCATTTAGTACAATAGAAAATAATGGCTCAATATTAGTTTCAATAGGTCTCTTTATGTTTGCAAAACAACTAGGAATTACTTCTATAGAAAATATAGCATTTTATACTATTATAATATACTCATTTGCACATTCGATAGCCAAAGGTGGATTATTCATGAGTACTGGAGTACAGAAATCACAAGCCATATCATTCTCTAAAAAAGTAAGAGATAAGTATTATGTTTTAGGATTAATTCTCTTAACCTCCTCAATGTCTGGTCTTTTATCGAATTTAGGAGGAATAGCAGCGTGGTTAACCCTAGAAAACTTATTCATAATTTCATATGTATTACATAGTTTGATTTCTATTATATTTATTGTTATCGGGTCTATAATGGCAATGGGAGAAGGTTTCGCCACAGCTTTATTAGTTAAATATATTACATACTTATCACTCTTTAGAGTTGATCGTAAGAAAATAGATAAATTGCTAGTAATACCGGTATTAATTTCTGGAACATTAATATTGGTTTTTGGCAATATTTTGCCTTATCTACTATATCCCTATAAAACTTCATTATCTCAATTAGGTATACTAGGTAATTTACTTATTGTAACTGAATACAGTAATAAAATCTTTGGTGCAATATCCCCCTATACATTACCCTTCTTATAA
- a CDS encoding proton-conducting transporter membrane subunit, whose translation MREMFLELLLLSSPIIVNIGSFNIRLLKALSLASSSLDLIISLLLYFKIPVENIFFIDKVTIYFLFIVCSIYLLSVLYSLKYIEVEESRGIVSEKLYYILLNFFVASMMFSTVINNYGLMWVGVELTTVTSALLITTEYSEISLEAAWRYIIIVSAGVTIALFSVILIYYEYHILTVTSILSSQPKDNLIIRLAVALALIGFGTKVGVFPMYTWLPDAHSESPSPISALFSASLLPVAMYVLYRIYQIYPLTNLYVLLPTLSIITASIILLKQWHIKRMFAYSTIENMNLALIGLVTGQVFGAIILLLAHAFGKAAAFYSSGIIIKTFNEKKIDEINGLYKMRITSSSLLLSSMAVTGAPPFGTFIGEFLILKTLIQYGYIIEFSFIIMFLALIFISINYNISKMIFSKPKYNRLLKEPKLMSLVSLISSIISLGIGIILIILGVIG comes from the coding sequence ATGAGGGAAATGTTCCTAGAGCTCCTCTTATTGTCAAGCCCAATTATTGTGAACATTGGTTCCTTTAATATTAGGTTACTTAAGGCACTCTCTCTGGCATCCTCGTCCTTAGATCTCATAATATCGCTGCTGCTCTACTTTAAAATCCCCGTTGAAAACATCTTTTTCATAGATAAGGTAACAATATATTTCTTGTTCATTGTGTGCTCAATATATTTGTTATCTGTGTTATATTCACTGAAATATATAGAAGTCGAGGAGAGTAGAGGTATCGTAAGTGAAAAATTATATTATATCCTATTGAATTTCTTTGTAGCTTCAATGATGTTTTCCACGGTAATAAACAATTACGGTCTTATGTGGGTAGGAGTTGAGCTTACTACTGTTACCTCGGCACTTTTAATAACTACTGAGTATTCAGAAATATCATTAGAAGCAGCATGGAGATATATAATTATAGTATCTGCTGGGGTTACTATAGCATTATTCTCAGTAATATTGATTTATTATGAATATCACATACTAACAGTCACTTCAATTCTTAGCTCGCAACCTAAAGACAATTTGATAATAAGGCTAGCAGTAGCATTGGCTCTAATCGGGTTCGGCACGAAGGTGGGGGTTTTCCCAATGTATACATGGCTCCCAGACGCACATAGTGAATCACCTTCGCCGATAAGCGCCCTATTTTCAGCTTCACTCTTGCCAGTCGCAATGTATGTGTTATATAGAATTTACCAGATCTATCCTCTTACTAACCTATATGTACTGCTTCCTACTTTGTCAATTATTACAGCGTCTATAATATTGCTCAAACAATGGCACATAAAAAGAATGTTCGCGTATTCTACTATAGAAAATATGAACTTAGCACTGATAGGGTTGGTAACAGGCCAAGTATTCGGGGCTATAATACTCCTATTAGCACACGCATTTGGTAAGGCGGCTGCTTTTTACTCCTCTGGCATAATAATTAAAACGTTTAATGAAAAGAAAATAGACGAGATAAATGGATTATATAAAATGAGAATAACTTCTAGCTCACTGCTTTTATCGTCAATGGCAGTTACTGGGGCACCCCCATTTGGGACATTTATAGGAGAGTTTTTAATATTGAAAACACTAATTCAATACGGATATATAATAGAATTTTCATTTATTATAATGTTCTTAGCATTAATTTTTATTTCTATAAATTATAACATAAGTAAGATGATTTTTTCTAAACCAAAATATAATAGATTACTCAAGGAACCAAAATTAATGTCGCTTGTCTCCCTTATTTCATCAATTATCTCATTAGGAATAGGAATAATTTTAATTATATTAGGTGTTATAGGATGA
- a CDS encoding DUF6062 family protein codes for MACEGILLLSFYEGLKQNGCPICRLLDNFERKTIDNILHELVLDPSIRQKFIESLGLCKYHAWLLVDIAEERGDRLGAAIIYESVLKEYIDNFEKILNKEEKIECFICEYTDKFQEYYIDLYTDCFKEGKIKEYAQSSSILCHRHLRMIIEKLDKENIKKLIDIQKLKLSKLYSNITKFIEKHDYKNTEPITDEEKKSIETTVEILKGYKSYYNTTLYFQKKPKRYKLFLL; via the coding sequence ATGGCATGTGAGGGTATACTATTACTATCATTTTATGAAGGATTAAAACAAAATGGTTGTCCAATATGTAGATTACTTGATAATTTCGAAAGGAAGACAATAGATAACATCCTACATGAATTAGTTCTAGACCCTTCAATTAGGCAAAAATTTATAGAAAGCCTAGGTTTATGTAAATATCATGCTTGGCTCTTAGTTGACATAGCCGAAGAAAGGGGAGACAGATTAGGAGCCGCAATAATATATGAAAGTGTTCTTAAAGAATATATAGATAATTTTGAAAAAATTCTAAATAAAGAAGAAAAAATTGAATGTTTTATATGTGAATATACAGACAAATTCCAAGAATACTATATAGATTTATACACAGATTGTTTTAAAGAAGGGAAGATTAAGGAATATGCGCAAAGTAGCTCAATATTATGCCATAGACATCTTAGAATGATAATTGAAAAACTAGATAAAGAAAATATTAAAAAACTTATCGATATACAGAAATTAAAGTTATCAAAGTTATACTCTAACATAACAAAATTCATAGAAAAACATGACTATAAGAACACAGAACCCATAACAGATGAGGAAAAGAAATCAATCGAAACAACAGTAGAAATATTAAAGGGATATAAAAGTTATTATAACACTACTCTATATTTTCAAAAAAAGCCTAAGCGTTATAAATTATTTCTTCTATAA
- a CDS encoding TatD family hydrolase, whose translation MYKYFDAHCHYSFLRKRYEGYFIAAVSMDYQSSLDTLSLKSDNILVGVGIHPWRVHEEDINRVLPLINRADFVGEVGLDYRFAKASRDLQIAYFERQIEESKGKLINVHALDAWEDAFNILIKHNVKRAIFHWYTGPLTLLKDIEGAGYFISINPSVTFQKKHQNVLEKADLRILLTESDGGYEYRGKLLEPTDIPEILIYMSKVLGLDEDYLIRIIRDNYARAFSISF comes from the coding sequence ATGTACAAGTATTTTGACGCTCACTGTCATTATTCGTTCTTAAGGAAGAGATATGAAGGCTATTTCATTGCAGCGGTTTCAATGGATTATCAGTCCTCTTTAGATACTTTATCACTAAAAAGTGACAATATTTTAGTAGGAGTTGGGATTCATCCTTGGCGTGTTCACGAAGAGGATATAAATAGGGTTCTTCCTTTAATCAATAGAGCTGATTTTGTAGGAGAAGTGGGGCTGGATTATAGATTTGCTAAAGCTTCTAGAGATTTGCAAATTGCGTATTTTGAGAGACAGATAGAAGAGAGTAAGGGGAAATTGATTAACGTTCACGCATTAGATGCGTGGGAGGACGCTTTTAATATTTTAATTAAGCATAACGTTAAGAGGGCTATTTTTCACTGGTATACAGGACCATTAACGTTATTAAAGGATATAGAGGGTGCAGGGTACTTTATATCAATTAATCCTTCAGTTACATTTCAGAAAAAGCATCAAAATGTTTTAGAAAAGGCTGACTTAAGAATTCTACTTACAGAGAGTGATGGTGGCTATGAGTACAGAGGGAAATTATTAGAGCCCACTGATATTCCTGAAATCTTAATTTATATGTCTAAGGTACTCGGTTTAGATGAGGATTATTTAATAAGGATAATAAGGGATAATTACGCTAGGGCATTTTCAATTTCATTTTAA
- a CDS encoding ArsR family transcriptional regulator has product MLEATGLNKAELYQHLKILHKSGYVEIKYIPTVEGKRLKVFITKKGYNY; this is encoded by the coding sequence TTGTTAGAAGCTACTGGGTTAAATAAGGCTGAACTATATCAACATCTTAAGATCTTGCATAAGAGTGGATATGTGGAGATTAAATATATCCCTACAGTTGAAGGTAAGAGGTTGAAGGTTTTTATAACTAAAAAGGGCTATAACTATTAA